GTAAGAGTTATGAAATCTAAATGCTGATGTACTTCTTGATGTTATGTTATTCAGTCATGATATGGTCAGTcagaataattttcaataaagttttgagtttttaccaaattttcttgttttattttaaacatagcAAAAACTACCAGTAACAATAAAGCCCTGGACGCAATTGATACAGGCTTCAAGTAGATAAACTGTTCCACAAAGAACTAGGTCTGCACTTCTTTTCTAAAAGAAGGTTATGGATCAAAAACTCccaatatgtatttttcatttatcagACAGGTTTCAAGCTTAGTTGATATTCTTACTAGACTTCTGCCCTAGGCTTTACTTTCAAAAAGTAGCCTGTGCTACACTTGAAGATCGAATTATTGTGTCAAATGTCCTCAATATCAGTTCAGAAGTTTTTGTAGTTAAATGAAGGCTGCTCTCCAAGCTGTTCACAGAGACAAACACTCTTTATTCAGAACTGTAAGcaattactttcttattaGGAAAACACTGTTCATATTTTTGACATATgatatgcaaatatttttttacaattctgatgataatattgtatgtggaggaataataaatataaaacaaaaacgttAAGTACATTCtttatttgtcaaataaaaCTTGGTTTCTAGAAAAgttacagataaataaatgcattttggtatttacatttaaataatattacacaaCTTTTACGCTGACTATTCTTCCACCACTCAGCACTATGTATGCACTATCTGGAGTAATATGCAATGCATTGATGCATGCGCCTAAATTAAGTTCCCCGGCTGGTTCCAGGCGGTCTTCGGCCATCTTCCATCGCCGGACGCATCCGTCCCAACCGCCCGTCCAGGCGTAATCTCCACAAACTGATAAGCTGGTTATTATCATGTCGCTCACctatttcaacaaaataaatacctgaTTGAATCGTGATCGGAAGATCTTAtgatatactagctgtgctcgcgacttcgtcctcgtggaataattattttgagcatcattgaagccctaaaGGATgcataattttccccgattttttcacatttttcaattcagaccactagttcctgagataagctcgttcaaacaaacactcttcagctttataatattagtaaagactagctgttgcccgcgacttcgtccgcgtaaatttcgaatttttccgcgtaaacttatttgcaggcaaactcatgccttgagttcattcaaatgacgataactttttttttagtaaaccgattttgatgaaacaaactttaaatgtttttctgaggtaaaacaaagcaattggtgaaagttttaagggaatcggttcagtactttcggagataagcgtgatcacacatacagacagacagacaagaaattaaaaaaaaatatgtttgctttctattattcattctaagtgtccctctatccatttcagtcaaaaatactaaatgtacagacaaaatattttcactgttttattatatgtatagataatactatacatatgtcttaaaatataacttacctAAGTAATCAACAGGTCAACTGAGTAAACTTTGCTCTTTGCTAGAACCTATTAAccatacctatttaaaaaatctgcgAAATCGATTGaagtgaaattttaaaaagaaacaatataaatttgtaggaaactatttgttaaaaaaaataagatgaaCGGCGACcgataaaaaatacctacaaccAGTTTGAGAGTTTGCAAGCGTTTCCTTGTTGTTTTCTTTGGGTATGTAACTAGACTGTACCTTCACTTCATGCAGCATTTTGAAGGTGGTGTCCACAGAAGCATCGTGAAGTCGCAAGTTGTTCCCACCCCGAGCCATACACAGAAGCCGCTTGCCAGCCACTCTCAACGGCGCACGGCCTTCCATGGTGTGACGAGTTACGAAACGGGATTTTGATTCATCTGAAATTGATTTCTACAGCATTACAGTATTGGCTAAAATATTTAGGcatccatttaaaaaaaaagccgcttcgtgtaaaaaactgCCCCCGTAGCATGGGGGCAACGCCGTTTCTCCTCTCAAGGTGGTCTCGTGGTCAGGTCAGGATACAACCGGGCGTTAAAAGCAGGGAGGAGAAGAAGAGTAAATAAGTAACTAACAGTACCTACTGATTTTCCgccatgaaattaaaattttaaaatattaccaatatttatttttaacagggAACTGTTAGAtatagttttgaaaattagTACCTATCTCCtcataatacctacttagacAAAGATAGAGCTACGTAATAAACGTTGCATAAGGTGCATTTTAAACCaataatttttagttatttacaCTTAACTCAAATGTTTACTCTGgtaggtaagtaggtaggtactcacCGGGTTTGATTTCTGTGACTGTGACATCAAGATCTCGAACAGTAAACATAAAGGGTggacttaaatctaaatcctTTATTTCTTCCAGTACGTTATATCTTGCCTTCTCcacattattttcatatactAATACCTGTAAATAagtagttacatacatacataaagaatagatttattttcaaaattggatacaaggtatcacttattgacgtcacataccataaatctaagtaattatatctactaccgcctCCAAAAAGCATGTGTttaagaagcggcggaacgatctacactgcaacattttGACCGAAATCTATTTACTAATATATAgatatctcttaaatctaaatcgtcacgtctatatcccatgaggggtagacagaagaacagccttgaaaagactgaaaggcgttcagctgtatagtaTTTATCTGGGGGCACGGTAGTGCCCCCGCCAATACGAGCCAAGCGAAGCGCAAGGGCACTACCTACCTTTTCTCGAAGTGGTTCGTCGTATTTTTGAACCTTCATAACTTTAGTTTGGGTTATAccagataaacaaaattttcgaGATATGATGTCAGTGATAGACTTAATAAACCTCTAAAGTTTCAATTGCATAGCTCTTATACTTtagattttattgatatataaaataccCCGATTTCGTCACTCACTCACTGATGATCATCAAAATTCTTAAGGTACTTCCTGAAGTCCTAGAAAactgaaatttggtatgtaagcTATTATTAGAAcccaaacaacaaaaaaaatataaaacttggAACTTTTACCCCCCAACCCCTTAAACtagggggtgaaagtttgtttgaGACTTCCGCAAGTTTTGGCGCTAGAGGTCTGAATGCGGCCTCGGAGAGGTAAATCTTTTGATAGCGTCGTATTAAAAGTGCTGCAGTGTGTACGTAAAAAATCCGAAAACCCCCCTCCCCTCCCAACTTTCCCACCCTCACCCCTGTATCTCAGAAATAACAGTACGTTGAAGAATTCTGTTTATTACGGAATCATGTTGAGTTGAGGGGGCTAAAAAAAGTAGAATCTGAAATAGGGAAACTTAATTTTCTGTTTGAGATctgaaaattatacacaaGTACAGAGAACACAGACTTTTCATCAAATGAAAACattattcagttttttttaaatatctcttAAACCCTTGCATTACGGGATAAAAGTGTAAGTATTTGTCGctcattttttctttctaccATAAGcaacctacaaaaagaaatgaaatcccacaaaaacatttcatgTTAAATGTTGCCAATACGAGTAGAGCCAAATTTCTAACCCCACATGCCAGCCCTATAAATAATCGATAAGCCCTAATTTTACACTCAAGTTACGGGGAAATACTACAGCCATAGCTCATACTGCATAGTTCGTAGCGCGTAAGCAGAGTTTTGCCACTATAATCTCGTAGGCGTGCAAACCGTGGACGTAACTGGCGAGTCGGCCGCACGGACTTTTGCTATTCGTCATAATGGGCTTGAGCttaaaaatctattcaatCTTTTGAACTCTTTCCGTgcgattataaatattatatacaatatatagtACGTGAATAATAAGAAGTTTGGATTAGTTTATCGATAACTAGGTAGATAGTAGTAGTTGATTCActtgtttttatatgaaacttTTTGTTGAGCTGGTATATAAGGATTTTAGGCGTCAGTGTCGCCACTAGACCAATCAATCAtgcttctttttaaataactttaagtatgtatatagttaaagtaatattattttagcatAATCTAAAGTCTTAAGTAAATCACAGCAGAAAACTCTTTGGGTCTTACGAATTTTGCTGAATATGGCATACAgacaattaataatattatttaggtaCGCTAAGTATGAATTTTTACCAACTCTCACTGGAGCTAAGCTTCCAATCAAATCTAAAGCTATAGTGTAGGTATAAGAATAAGTATGAAGTAgatattaaatttggaatactCACGTTACCGCCTTCATCGCCAGCATATATAGCTTTGCCATAAACCCGCAGAACGCCTACGTCGGGTCCTGCTGAAGGCAAGTCGGCGATCTTCTGCCCTTCTGTCGACCATACACGCACTCCTCCGTCATTGGATGCAGACAACACATTCCCGTTGCCAGCAGCCAAAGCAAAGATCTGAACTGCATGGGCAGACCAAGACGCGCTCGGTACTAAAGTTGCATCAAATGACTGTAGAGAAAAGTATGTtggattgtttttttattcttaagtaataaaaaaatctgccaTTTGGATCTTgaaaaaatttcttataatCTATCTATCTAGGTACTTTAAGACACTTTTCCTAACAGCTGAAAGCTAAAGATTAGTAtatgtaaacattttaattcagTAAACATGCAGTTTATTAACCAAAAGTTGTTCTCTCTTCTCTTTCTCATCGGCAATATAACTTATAttcttttactatttattaatttatttcatgtagttgactggaagagattgcattaggtATGCGATAAAGCCGCATTTTGTACATTATCTTAGCATAAGTTtagtaaaagttattttggtataatttatttgcaataaagGGTTTTCTTACTATCCATTTCGATGCCATTATTTTACAGGACTATGTTTTAGGTATAAATTCTGTAATTTGAACTGGTAGTTAAATCTATCGTTATACACATACCCTTATAGAACCATCCTCAGAACCAACGAAAAATTTGTTATCCCAAGCGGCTACACATGGCTCTGAATCGATTTTAGTTTCAGCCTCAATTTTTAGTGAcataatgtttgtttataaagaaaaacaacaaaataaaacgtgCTCACTGGAAGAAGTTTTAGTTGAAACTGATTTTACTAAGTGCAAACGCTCAAATCTTTGCGACCAAAATAAAACGGCTTCCATGAGGCGTGTGTTGACCTTTATCCCACTGAAAATATTCTAGATGAATCTGgatctttttgtttttggagTGCGGAACAGATATTTATAGACATAATGTTTAATTTCTAGTCTTCGGTAAAATCAGGTAATTACGCATTCGACACTGATAAAGTAGATACGTATGTAGTaagtacgtacgtacgtacgtacctacaaaaaaagtCAAAAGGTCTAAATCTAAACTCAATAGAAAGTATAAGTAACTACTGGTTAATATTATAGACTGCatttaaaacagaaataagtattagttaatttaaatgaccatagatttatatagatatagcATATAGttatagtagttataatataggtaaaatatatgtaagcaTTAAAAAACTGTGATATCTTTTCGAAGAATAAAATTGCACATAAGAATGTCGATGAAGGTATATTATGAACCAAACCGTCTTATCCTAACATCTTTCCCAACTAAGTAATTGATAGAGCCAGAGGCTGTCGCTGAGCTTCGTTTTTCGAATCACAAACCATTTTTTACTACTTAGGTATAGCacaacaaaattcaaatactgCCATTTGAAACTTAATGAATAGCACAACAATATTCAATGCTAGCAGAAACAATCCTGAAagcaacaacaacaaacaaaccagATCTACCTACTCTTGAATGTAGTTCTTTTAAAACAGAAAATCAAATGACTGTAGATATTTTGATGCATCTAACACTTCagtgtacttatattaatgtaagtttatgtatatttcaCTTATGTAAGtccattataaattaattgatattataaCGCATCGTCAATGCTTTGTGCGCTGTGTCTTTGATTattgattttccttttttttttgattgacTGGAAGAAGTCCACCAGTttacatattcttttaaattcaataatgtttttcaatttattatttttttaagagcaAACATAATATTAGCTTTGCTTATCGCGAGAGTCCAAAGTCTCCAGCCTCAACTTCAAAAAGCAAACATCCACCTCAATGAAATGTAGTGAAACACTTTGATCGATTGACATAAGCTCTTCTTAAATTACAGACATTTTACTGTATTATGCAACAATCTCATCAAAAATTGCTTTCGATTCAAATACTTACtgtaaaataagtaggtaagtaggtaatgAGTAGAATTGGAGAAGGTGAGTTTAAGTTATTACacatttatgtaagtactttaaaAGTGTTTGTATACGTTACCCATTTCAAACTTATATCGCTAAATTAGCATAGCATCATACAAACTTAATTGAAGATCAAACTAGCTGTTGAGGTCATGCATAATATAGAATTAACTTGATTTATTGACAAGCGAAAGTCATAAAAACGGTGGTCAACGTGTATGTCCGTTTATAAATTCGATAGGAGTTCTAACTACGCAACATTACGTTACATTACACTAAAATAGTTTCATAATCGCATAGGAAAGTACGTCCATAACATGAAACAATGAATAAACCTTTTGGTCCTCCGAGGTCACGTGACTATCATTCAAAACAAACTAACATACCGTTTACCGTACATCTTGattgaaaaaactttttatccGTCACAAAGAATATGCCTAaactatacatattttacttatatatagtcacccttgcgggataggcagagtcaacagtctagtctgaagactgaaaggccacgtaaaGCTGTATGGcgtaatgatggtattgagattcaaaaagtgagagggttgctagcccatcgcctacaagaaggattccaagtttattattagcctttctctaagtcgcctttttcgacatccataggaagaTATGGAATGTTCCAAGTGCCGAGATCCACACGACACaagtatttttacaaaaataaaccgaGAAAATCCTTAGTTTTATTAACGTCCTTCATTGGTAGGTAAAACAATCGCCGTTTGTGGTCAGAGgcgttagtgcgagttttactcgatcaaacgcgtcgatGAAGTAAACGCCTTGTTTTCTTACAATGTGTTGTGAgttcatattgtttttttttattataattacttcaatttcatataagtcaattaatcagaacaatgtattctctcactaacaaataacatttctattctaagtttggatagttgttaAGTTGACgatgttgaagaaaatgctgcagtgcagtttgttaccgttatacgctttggaagcggcagtaaacttagttttcagtaatttatttgacgtcaaccactGTTGTGGAACCAAAAcattatgacaattattaattaatacgaGTATGAAGTGTCCCActgatgaataaaatttttgaatttgaattatgaatttgaatacGTAAAGGAATTTCCGCCAAATAAACTCAGATCTGTTCAAACGGAAATAAACAGACACCGGGCTTGGTAGGTACTTCATATTGCTATAGGTATAGGTGCATTCACAGCTAGCTTCATTTGCGAAagtgaaaatactgaatgtgTATGATAGTGTAGTAAAACTATGGAGTACTTGTGTGATAATAACACCGTGAGACTGTTCATACTTATAGGAATTGTTGACGAGTCTATTTGTTGATATAAGTAGCGTTGCATAAAACTGACAGCTCGTGTTTTATGTAACCTTTACTTTGAGTATTATCTACTATTCTACTGCGCCCCGGGGCTTAGTTCTAAactattttgaaaagatataataaaactaatattaaagtaGAATGCTCAGTTTTTGATTTTCTAAAAACTTTCAGTTTGACCCTCGTAGATACGTAAATACTTTTACTGTTATATAATTACGAGTTTTCGATAAGGTGTTTTGATGCAAAAAGAAAATCAGCCAtcgtatttatttctattttaattatttatgtcttTTATATGGACAtcaaaaaaacaacaataaattcACAAAATAAGTAGATGCGGAAACCCTGCGAAaacttataacatttttaacataaaaattttaagttattcaATGTTACGTGTATGTTGTGGAAGAAGTGAAGGATCTTCAAATGATTGTCAAATAAACTCGTCAATAGTTGCCATAaagctgtgtggttcccggcacgaattgaaataaaaccgtttaaaaagaataggaccactccatcactttctcatggatgtcgtaaaagatgactaaaggatatgcttataaacttaggattctactgaggctagcaacctacaAGTTGCTAGCTTGTCAAGATtgtaactctgtctaccccgcgaatgataaagacgtgactatatgtatgtatgtatatttgccACAATCATGAACGATTTAAACCGCATATAAATTCAtgcatataattttctttcattgACACTAGTGTAAGTATGATGTAGTTCTATGATGAAACTACcaattgataataatttttagcGCTAGTTCCATTTACAAGTATCACAAAATAATGAATCTACTGTCAATTTAAGCCTATACACCGAGATATTGGCACTTCTGTACTAAAGATAATGAAAGTTGAAGAAATGTCTAAGTAAAAGGAATGTCATTACGCATTCATTACCCATGTAcgattatgtatgtagctaCACACccagtaataaatattacgaCACCTATGCATTGATATGATGTTGCCGATTACACATACCATTGCTCTAAGCTCTTGATCGGTTGAACTGCCACTTGAAGACGAGAGCACATGCAAGTAACGAAAATTACTTCAATGGAGAGcatttatataacaaattttttgttatttgaaaACTTGAATTGCATAATACCCTCAAATCATTTTGcaacaaaaatttttgacaTCAGCATGTTTTCCTTTTTAGCGCTCACTAATCAGGAGTTCTTGGACACTGATTAACACCTTTCAAtgataaacatatacataatacTTATTTCTCAGTCAGAATGCGGTAAACCATTGATTAATTCTCACTTGCTAAAATGCTTTAACTGCTTTTATGATAACAGGTTACAGAAATTAGTATTGTTAtagtttttgctttttttaattaactgttagttataaataagacCTTTctggatatttaaaaatagtaaataattaaaaatgccTTTGCTGTTCATGATGATGATTCTCAGAAATATACCTTCATGcataaatcatgcctcttttccggagaggtaggcagagacttcatcatttcacttgccacgatccctgcattagtacttctttcgcttcatcgacattcataactctcttcatgcaagctcgtcgtttcgggtactcttgacctattGGTCAGATTACCTTTCAGTATctttataaaaagatttacCTTTTAATAGCGTCACAGTAGGCAGAAACTGCATATATCCctgcatatatacatacttacttctTTCCCATTTATCTATATTCATTACTTTTCATTCGCGATCGTCGGTTAAGAGAttattgacctgacctttcgctcCATTCGGACGCCtttaacatattatatatagtctGAGGAAAGCCCGTTAGGTAGTATAGTATAGTAGTATAATATGCgctatttttcttatttgtcTGTATGCAATACAATCATACAGCTCCTACTTTTTATACACGTGATCTTTTCACGATAAATGAAACAAttgagtataattataaaatatttaatagtataaaataatatatttacaaacaatgaCATCAATTTGATGCAAACAAAACATGGGATACAGCACAGTTCAGCACAATGCCAGCCAGCATCCGCGCCCTTCCGCCCTCTCGAACTTCCTAAACTTAGCCAAATGGACTGATTGCGTATCACAGCATCAActtcataaaaatgtaatgtgtAGTTTTGAGCCACCATAAGAATTCACGAAAGCCAATTCTACATACGCCTCTCTCTTTAATTTACCTTTTCGTTAACGAACCTATGACATACCTACTGTCCATTCGTTACTCGATCTTTGGTTAATATATGATactcaaaacaaaatttcatatatAGTGAAAGTCATTTACGTAATGCGTAGATTGGTTCGATACAAACGATTATAATTGATGTCGAATAAGTGTGAAAATAACCAACATCCGTCCGTATCTCCGCTGCATATGTCTACGGTTGCACACTACGCGAATATAAGTTATCTACACAACACATTCGTAGCGGCTGGTTCGCttttagtaaatatttgaGAGGGGAGGGTCCAGCAGGTGAAATCCAGGGTCTGGTGATGTTAGTAAGAGCTGCCACCGGACGGAGCGCCGTATTCCGAGGAAGGCGCGGCCGCGGGAGCACCATATTCTTGCGCAGGGGCTGCGGCAGCTGGGTAGCCTTCTTGTTTCTGAAAAACGTCACATAAATGTACTTAGAAACAATACatctacaataaaaaaatggaaatggAGCATAGTGTAATTTAGTATGAGAATATAGCAAGTTGGCTAGCTTAAATTTTAACAGGCATATGACAACTTCGAttgagaaaaacaaaaatcatggCTTAAATggactaaaaaaataaataaatgatctaataaataagtaattaacaaaaatattgccCTACATTTGCAGTACCGCACAAAACACTTTAATAGTGCTTCAACTGTTGCTTGCCTACTTTTACATTGGTCTTCATTGAAATTTCAAATGCTGCATCAATTATAATGCTATTTGCTGGAAATGACAGTCATTACAACTTTACGTACCTATTATGTTACCTAATACATAATCTATGAGTAGCATGTGAATTTTTATGGTGCGTTCACTAACAATTAAGATACAACCACAGACCCCATTTTGcattatgtaagtaagtaccgTAACCCCTGAATaactaataaatacaatttaaaaatagaataccCACACAATTATTCTGTCTAATAAATAGTGAATGCAACAAGAAACTTAATTGACAGATCATATTGGCCCGCGGCGtgaa
This is a stretch of genomic DNA from Amyelois transitella isolate CPQ chromosome 5, ilAmyTran1.1, whole genome shotgun sequence. It encodes these proteins:
- the LOC106131821 gene encoding uncharacterized protein LOC106131821 — its product is MSLKIEAETKIDSEPCVAAWDNKFFVGSEDGSIRSFDATLVPSASWSAHAVQIFALAAGNGNVLSASNDGGVRVWSTEGQKIADLPSAGPDVGVLRVYGKAIYAGDEGGNVLVYENNVEKARYNVLEEIKDLDLSPPFMFTVRDLDVTVTEIKPDESKSRFVTRHTMEGRAPLRVAGKRLLCMARGGNNLRLHDASVDTTFKMLHEVKVSDMIITSLSVCGDYAWTGGWDGCVRRWKMAEDRLEPAGELNLGACINALHITPDSAYIVLSGGRIVSVKVV